ATCTTTGACACTGCCTTGTTCGCAGCTTCAAGCTTAGCCTTGATGTCCTCAATATCCTCACCAGCCATAGCAGTCCTCAGATCAGACACTGCAGTTTCAATCTCAGAGGCAACCTCTGCTGGAATCTTCTCTCTGTATTCACTCAAGCTCTTCTCAACACTGTATACTGTAGTATCAGCACTGTTCCTCAGGTCGATAAGTTGCTTCTTCTCTTGATCTTTCTGTGCGTTAAGCTCAGCTTCTTTGACCATTCTGTTAATCTCATCGTCTGAGAGACCACCTGAAGATC
This portion of the Camelina sativa cultivar DH55 unplaced genomic scaffold, Cs unpScaffold06859, whole genome shotgun sequence genome encodes:
- the LOC104774925 gene encoding heat shock 70 kDa protein 9, mitochondrial-like, giving the protein KVLQGEREMASDNKTLGEFDLVGIPPAPRGMPQIEVTFDIDANGIVTVSAKDKATNKEQQITIRSSGGLSDDEINRMVKEAELNAQKDQEKKQLIDLRNSADTTVYSVEKSLSEYREKIPAEVASEIETAVSDLRTAMAGEDIEDIKAKLEAANKAVS